The following are encoded together in the Lactuca sativa cultivar Salinas chromosome 1, Lsat_Salinas_v11, whole genome shotgun sequence genome:
- the LOC111916683 gene encoding lipid phosphate phosphatase delta has protein sequence MESIIPTWQVSFLCGVLTWVVLSSMFNVTQKVRSSVQPWVSHRVITGAPTILQIQKYQHGFWDALFSGISCVVSVPFYTGFLPLLFWSGHGKLARQMTLLMAFCDYSGNCIKDMVSAPRPKSPPIRILTATKDEKENALEYGFPSSHTLNTICLSGYLLHYIFSYNENIDAYYQVATFMFVCLFVGLIGFGRIYLGMHSVVDIIGGLVLGLIILAFWLCVHEYIDNFVTIGQNVTSFWIALSFLLLFAYPTPEHPTPSFEYHTAFTGVALGIVTGVQQTYNQFHHENVSRLFTPELTIPAFGGRIGIGIPTILLVKFCSKALAKWILPITASALGIPVRSSGYVVGLTGSSVVKKSNEVKPSGGYLQKMFFRREDSFDVDTGIRLVQYAGLAWSVVDLVPSLFYQLNL, from the exons ATGGAGAGCATCATACCCACATGGCAAGTGTCGTTTTTGTGTGGGGTTTTGACTTGGGTCGTTTTATCTTCGATGTTTAATGTGACCCAGAAGGTTAGGTCTTCGGTACAGCCATGGGTGTCTCATCGTGTAATCACCGGTGCTCCTACTATTCTTCAGATCCAG AAATACCAGCATGGTTTTTGGGATGCTTTGTTCTCTGGGATATCTTGTGTTGTTTCTGTGCCTTTTTATACTGGCTTTCTTCCCTTGCTATTTTGG AGTGGTCATGGAAAATTGGCAAGACAGATGACACTTTTGATGGCGTTCTGTGATTATTCAGGGAATTgtataaag GATATGGTATCTGCTCCAAGACCCAAATCACCACCCATAAGAATTCTAACAGCCACTAAAGACGAAAAAGAGAATGCATTGGAATACGGGTTTCCATCTTCTCACACTCTTAACACAATTTGCCTATCTGG GTACCTCTTACACTATATCTTCTCATACAATGAGAATATAGATGCATACTATCAAGTAGCAACCTTTATGTTTGTTTGCTTGTTTGTAGGCCTAATTGGCTTTG GAAGAATATATCTTGGAATGCATAGTGTGGTtgacattattggtggccttgttcTTGGATTAATAATTCTTGCTTTTTGGCTTTGTGTTCATGAATACATCGACAATTTTGTAACTATAGGACAAAACG TTACGTCCTTTTGGATTGCACTTAGCTTCTTGTTACTCTTTGCCTACCCGACACCTGAGCATCCAACTCCAAGTTTTGAGTATCACACGGCCTTCACTGGAGTGGCATTAGGAATT GTAACCGGAGTCCAACAAACTTACAATCAATTCCATCACGAAAATGTATCGCGTTTATTCACACCGGAATTGACGATTCCGGCCTTCGGTGGTAGAATCGGAATCGGCATTCCGACCATTTTGCTTGTTAAGTTTTGCAGCAAAGCTCTTGCGAAATGGATTCTACCGATTACAGCAAGTGCCTTGGGAATACCTGTAAGGTCATCTGGGTATGTTGTAGGTTTGACCGGTTCTTcagtggtcaaaaagtcaaatGAAGTCAAACCTTCAGGAGGGTATCTACAGAAGATGTTTTTTAGGAGGGAGGATTCGTTTGATGTTGATACGGGTATCCGATTGGTGCAGTATGCTGGTCTTGCTTGGTCTGTTGTTGATCTTGttccttctttgttttatcaaCTCAACTTGTGA